The Lampris incognitus isolate fLamInc1 chromosome 17, fLamInc1.hap2, whole genome shotgun sequence genome contains a region encoding:
- the LOC130128061 gene encoding transmembrane protein 238-like, whose product MVRDCVGNCVPLFFLALVFDMGGLAVLLVGIFGNLNMDGRFYGDFLVYTGSLVIFLSLVWWILWYTGNVKLHSEAEVEDSATVDVSLTHWARKLSERLSNGGKTTQAAVEMGHGQEMRGTVPVHALTRVTWEYDSMSGHDNKGYDTNADGVPCERSVEMGVLQDSAAPVGTVDGKAARLL is encoded by the coding sequence ATGGTGCGCGACTGCGTGGGGAACTGCGTGCCGTTATTTTTCCTGGCTCTCGTCTTCGAcatgggcggtctggcggtgctGCTGGTGGGCATTTTCGGTAACCTGAACATGGACGGCCGCTTCTACGGGGATTTCCTCGTCTACACGGGTTCACTTGTTATTTTCCTCAGTTTGGTGTGGTGGATCCTGTGGTACACGGGGAACGTGAAGTTGCACTCCGAGGCGGAGGTGGAGGACAGCGCCACGGTGGACGTCAGCCTGACGCACTGGGCGAGGAAGCTGTCGGAGAGGCTTTCTAACGGGGGGAAGACGACCCAGGCTGCCGTTGAAATGGGGCACGGGCAGGAGATGAGGGGGACGGTGCCGGTTCACGCCCTGACTCGGGTTACCTGGGAATACGACTCGATGTCGGGTCACGACAACAAGGGCTACGATACAAACGCTGACGGCGTGCCCTGCGAGAGGTCGGTGGAGATGGGCGTCTTGCAGGACTCTGCGGCGCCCGTGGGGACGGTGGATGGCAAAGCAGCAAGACTCCTCTGA